The Candidatus Eisenbacteria bacterium genome contains a region encoding:
- a CDS encoding GNAT family N-acetyltransferase, whose translation MSVDRQTSQAWRVNVLNLALGHRTFETEFATFVVNPEIPFIYDANFIYDISAASDAEIERLLDRAREEFAHCSTLTFRLSPSAQPSIESRLALIGVEQTRILIMLLTEDLRAEPRSCDLRPIISAEDWRAFRELKRVEWAEHANPAEGDPRRWQVPDGLATAARLKCPPVRYTMAYVDGRPVGFFNSWEGVDGMGQVEDLFVLPEYRHRGIATALIHHCVAEARAQSAGPIVICANVAETSKAMYAAMGWRPVAIGRQYGVSR comes from the coding sequence ATGTCGGTTGATCGCCAGACCTCGCAAGCCTGGCGAGTGAACGTGCTCAACCTCGCGCTTGGGCACCGAACCTTCGAGACCGAGTTCGCGACCTTCGTCGTCAATCCGGAAATTCCATTCATCTACGACGCCAATTTCATCTATGACATCTCGGCGGCCTCGGACGCTGAGATCGAGCGCCTGCTGGATCGGGCCCGGGAAGAGTTTGCGCACTGCTCGACCCTGACCTTCAGACTCTCCCCCTCGGCCCAGCCGTCGATCGAGTCGCGCCTCGCACTGATCGGGGTCGAGCAGACGCGCATCCTCATCATGCTCCTCACGGAGGATCTGCGCGCTGAGCCGCGATCGTGTGACCTCAGGCCAATCATCAGCGCAGAGGACTGGCGCGCATTCCGCGAGCTGAAGCGGGTCGAATGGGCCGAGCATGCCAATCCAGCCGAGGGCGATCCGCGGCGCTGGCAGGTCCCCGACGGTCTCGCCACGGCGGCGCGGCTCAAGTGTCCTCCGGTGCGCTACACCATGGCCTACGTGGACGGCCGGCCGGTGGGCTTCTTCAACTCGTGGGAGGGTGTCGACGGCATGGGACAGGTCGAGGATCTCTTCGTGTTGCCGGAGTATCGCCACCGAGGAATTGCGACGGCCTTGATCCACCATTGCGTGGCCGAAGCCCGCGCTCAGAGTGCTGGCCCGATCGTGATTTGCGCCAACGTGGCGGAGACGTCGAAGGCCATGTACGCGGCCATGGGTTGGCGGCCGGTCGCCATCGGTCGCCAGTACGGGGTGAGCCGCTAG